One window of Chamaesiphon minutus PCC 6605 genomic DNA carries:
- a CDS encoding SDR family oxidoreductase translates to MTTFLVTGAAGGIGCELCRQIQTAGAKAIAVCRKSSVDLDRVGEAFASAKASPVGNRLGVQVEAGIDITADDSVADLARRLQGITIDVLINNAGMMERNTLARLNFDSIRHQFEVNALGALRVTAALLPNLQAGSKIALITSRMGSIDDNTSGGSYGYRMSKVALSMAGKSLAIDLRSRQIPVAIIHPGLVSTAMTGYNGIPAAESVRGILQRISDLNLANSGTFWHANGEILPW, encoded by the coding sequence ATGACAACTTTTTTGGTTACTGGTGCTGCTGGTGGAATCGGTTGCGAACTGTGTCGTCAAATCCAAACCGCAGGTGCAAAGGCGATCGCGGTGTGTCGCAAATCTTCGGTAGATCTCGATCGCGTTGGCGAAGCCTTTGCCTCCGCAAAAGCGTCCCCTGTGGGGAATCGATTGGGAGTGCAAGTCGAAGCTGGCATTGACATTACAGCGGATGATTCGGTTGCCGATTTAGCACGACGGTTGCAAGGCATCACCATCGACGTGCTGATTAATAATGCGGGGATGATGGAGCGAAATACGCTGGCTCGGCTCAATTTCGATAGTATCCGCCACCAGTTTGAAGTTAATGCGCTCGGCGCATTGCGGGTAACTGCGGCTTTATTGCCCAATCTCCAGGCAGGGAGTAAGATCGCACTGATTACCAGTCGGATGGGATCGATCGATGACAATACTTCAGGTGGTTCCTATGGTTATCGGATGTCCAAAGTCGCGCTCTCAATGGCTGGCAAGTCACTAGCGATCGATTTGCGATCGCGTCAGATTCCTGTCGCCATTATCCATCCAGGGCTGGTGAGTACCGCTATGACTGGCTATAATGGCATTCCCGCAGCAGAGTCTGTCCGAGGCATTTTACAGCGAATCTCCGACCTCAATCTGGCAAATTCAGGCACTTTTTGGCACGCTAATGGTGAGATTTTACCCTGGTAA
- a CDS encoding Uma2 family endonuclease: protein MYQYELPRYLPTADELPCSDDTPVDNELQELIPSLLKSILRMLWDERMDWFFGIDMGIYTAPDRPPIVPDGFLSLNVERVFDEDLRSCYTLWEEEVPPILVLEVVSTSPGGEYTTKLDEYARMGVLYYVIYNPKRRRKARLEIYKLINGKYDLQTANPLWMPEIGLGIGSERASYDGLTREWLYWYDERSQRYLTPYERAKLDRDRATIESQRADTESQRADRLAAQLRALGIEPEVP from the coding sequence ATGTACCAGTACGAGCTACCGCGATACCTACCCACCGCTGACGAACTGCCTTGCTCCGACGATACCCCCGTGGATAACGAACTTCAAGAACTCATTCCCAGCCTGCTCAAATCGATCTTACGAATGCTGTGGGACGAGCGCATGGATTGGTTCTTTGGCATCGACATGGGTATCTATACCGCTCCCGATCGACCGCCAATCGTCCCTGATGGTTTCTTGAGCCTGAATGTCGAGCGCGTGTTTGACGAAGATTTACGCTCTTGCTATACGCTCTGGGAAGAGGAAGTACCACCGATCCTAGTATTAGAGGTAGTCTCCACTAGTCCAGGTGGGGAATACACGACTAAACTCGATGAATATGCCCGCATGGGCGTTTTATATTATGTTATCTACAATCCCAAACGCCGCCGCAAAGCGCGGCTAGAGATTTATAAACTCATTAATGGCAAATACGATCTGCAAACTGCAAATCCTCTCTGGATGCCGGAAATTGGCTTAGGCATCGGTAGCGAACGTGCTAGTTATGATGGGTTGACACGAGAATGGTTGTATTGGTACGACGAACGGAGCCAACGTTATCTCACCCCTTACGAACGCGCCAAACTCGATCGCGATCGAGCCACGATCGAAAGTCAACGCGCCGATACCGAAAGTCAGCGTGCTGACCGATTGGCGGCTCAATTACGCGCTCTAGGCATCGAGCCAGAAGTACCCTAA
- a CDS encoding restriction endonuclease subunit M → MTLPNPLYTTDYGTAYVGDSLLLLDRLEPDSIDLVLTSPPFALQRKKTYGNVEQEDYVEWLLEFCQKVYRVLSPTGSFVLDLKVRLESYLTCIANRTNSKYVF, encoded by the coding sequence ATGACTCTTCCGAATCCTCTGTACACCACAGACTATGGCACAGCGTATGTTGGTGATTCACTGTTACTACTCGATCGACTCGAACCTGATTCGATTGACTTGGTATTAACTTCGCCACCTTTTGCGCTGCAACGCAAAAAGACATACGGTAATGTCGAACAAGAGGATTATGTTGAATGGCTGCTGGAGTTTTGCCAAAAGGTTTATAGAGTTCTCTCTCCAACTGGTAGCTTTGTGCTCGATCTTAAAGTACGTCTTGAATCCTATCTAACGTGTATTGCCAACAGAACGAACTCAAAGTACGTTTTTTAG
- a CDS encoding leucine-rich repeat domain-containing protein gives MKLVVLTSLLSIALVPNTATIVAADVPTGKSFLQWCEQRNSLSPETRKTVDYLLQGIQIPDCRAAALELSQRTELLTSSPTPADISDLRPIASLTNLRKLSLYSHNITDLTPLANLKQLDALVINSNKLTDLKPLGSLNNLNDLGLLGRNIVNIKPIAKLTNLKKLTLWYSSIQDIKAVKNLTQLTEVSFIDTKIADLSPLANLKSLTTLEVTNSKVTDIRALSGLTNLKRIVLNNNQISNIQPLARLTNLKSLNLNFNRISNLTPLAGLTSLTGINLSDNQIVDIQPIAALTQLVGLNLNNNKITNIKPLAKLQKLETLVVSKNKVKNKVCPLRPAVCDFNGTGAIRAF, from the coding sequence ATGAAATTGGTAGTTTTGACGAGTTTGTTGTCGATCGCGTTAGTTCCTAATACAGCGACAATTGTGGCAGCAGACGTGCCAACAGGGAAGAGTTTTTTGCAATGGTGCGAGCAAAGAAATTCTTTATCGCCAGAAACGCGCAAAACTGTAGATTATTTATTGCAAGGAATTCAGATTCCAGACTGTCGAGCAGCCGCTCTCGAACTCAGCCAACGTACCGAACTGCTGACTTCTAGTCCTACTCCCGCCGATATTAGCGACCTCCGACCGATCGCCAGTCTGACCAATTTACGCAAACTTAGCTTATACAGTCATAATATTACCGATCTTACTCCCCTTGCCAACCTGAAACAACTCGATGCTTTAGTTATTAATAGCAATAAACTAACCGATCTCAAACCCCTTGGCAGTTTGAATAATTTGAATGATTTGGGACTGCTGGGTAGGAATATCGTCAATATTAAACCGATCGCGAAACTGACCAATTTGAAAAAGCTGACACTCTGGTATAGTTCTATTCAAGATATTAAAGCTGTAAAAAATTTGACTCAATTAACCGAAGTCAGTTTTATCGACACCAAAATTGCCGATCTCAGTCCCTTGGCTAACCTAAAATCCTTGACGACACTGGAAGTTACCAACAGTAAAGTGACCGATATTCGAGCTTTATCTGGCTTAACCAATTTAAAGAGAATTGTCCTTAATAATAATCAAATTTCTAATATCCAGCCACTGGCTCGCTTGACCAATTTAAAGAGCCTGAATCTCAATTTCAATCGTATTAGCAACCTGACTCCTTTAGCTGGATTGACAAGCCTAACTGGAATCAATCTTAGCGATAATCAAATTGTCGATATCCAACCAATAGCCGCGCTGACTCAGTTAGTAGGGTTGAATCTAAATAATAATAAGATTACTAATATTAAACCATTAGCTAAATTACAAAAGCTAGAGACTTTAGTCGTCTCCAAAAACAAAGTGAAGAATAAGGTTTGTCCGCTTCGTCCGGCGGTCTGTGATTTTAACGGTACAGGTGCAATTAGAGCTTTTTAA
- a CDS encoding leucine-rich repeat domain-containing protein, with product MDGIGLDYLPCNINKLAGVISLDLNRNELICLPDSNSITKLTSLVELDLFGNQLTSLPDGIGILKQLKHLDLESNNLKELPDSSIYRYD from the coding sequence ATGGATGGAATTGGACTCGACTACTTGCCCTGCAATATTAACAAGTTAGCTGGTGTGATTTCGTTAGATCTCAACCGAAATGAATTAATTTGCTTGCCAGATAGTAATAGTATAACAAAATTAACTTCGCTGGTAGAGCTAGATTTGTTTGGCAATCAATTAACAAGTTTGCCAGATGGTATTGGTATTTTAAAACAATTAAAGCATCTGGATTTAGAATCGAATAATTTAAAAGAATTGCCAGACAGCTCGATCTATAGGTATGATTAA
- a CDS encoding AAA family ATPase, with protein MTKRGLIVGKFYPPHRGHKYLIDSGRSQVDELTVIICQKPHERPAGELRAAWLREIHPDVRVLLIDDIYDENDSQIWAENCIRWLGFAPDVVFSSEDYGDRFAHYLGCGHVSIDRSRTVFPISGTKVRSAPLQHWQYIEPPVRGWYAKRICLVGAESTGKTTLAKALAAHYLTSWVREYGREYSERKHTGAAGYNWTSDEFEQIAKVQCDRENAAARHANKILICDTDAFATGIWHRRYLQFPSQDVAAIVDRQKPPDLYLLTDVKTPFVQDGTRDGKAIRNWMHETFIAELTAHNRSFQSISGSPQQRLKKAIAIIDRL; from the coding sequence ATGACTAAACGAGGGTTAATCGTTGGCAAATTTTATCCACCGCATCGCGGACACAAATATCTAATCGATTCGGGACGATCGCAAGTAGATGAATTAACCGTCATCATCTGCCAAAAGCCGCACGAACGTCCGGCTGGAGAGCTACGAGCGGCGTGGTTGCGCGAAATTCATCCCGATGTCCGCGTGCTGCTCATCGATGATATCTATGACGAAAATGATTCCCAAATCTGGGCGGAAAATTGCATTCGCTGGCTGGGATTCGCTCCAGACGTGGTTTTTAGCTCGGAAGATTATGGCGACAGGTTTGCCCATTATCTCGGTTGCGGGCATGTCTCGATCGATCGATCCCGAACTGTTTTCCCGATCTCCGGCACCAAAGTTCGATCGGCACCGTTGCAGCATTGGCAGTATATCGAGCCACCAGTGCGCGGTTGGTACGCCAAGCGCATTTGCTTAGTCGGGGCAGAATCGACAGGTAAGACGACCTTAGCCAAGGCACTGGCGGCACATTATCTCACGAGTTGGGTGAGGGAATACGGACGCGAATATTCGGAGCGCAAACATACGGGGGCAGCGGGATATAATTGGACTTCGGATGAGTTCGAGCAGATCGCCAAAGTACAATGCGATCGCGAAAATGCCGCCGCGCGTCATGCGAATAAAATCTTAATTTGCGATACGGATGCCTTTGCGACAGGAATCTGGCATCGACGATATTTACAGTTTCCTTCTCAAGATGTAGCCGCAATAGTCGATCGACAAAAGCCACCCGATTTGTATTTATTAACCGATGTCAAGACGCCATTCGTGCAGGACGGCACCCGCGACGGCAAGGCAATTCGTAACTGGATGCACGAAACATTCATCGCCGAATTAACCGCCCACAATCGATCGTTTCAATCTATCTCCGGTTCGCCACAACAACGTCTCAAAAAAGCGATCGCGATTATCGATCGACTGTAA
- a CDS encoding helix-turn-helix domain-containing protein, which produces MDRVTIPDVLTLEEASGYLRLSIETVASLAQKGNLPGRKIENDWRFLKSAIDDWLRSKSSSSILLSQAGALADDDEIAQLRASIYQARERPEIDDNLGSN; this is translated from the coding sequence ATGGACAGAGTTACGATTCCTGATGTCCTAACTTTAGAAGAGGCTTCAGGTTACTTACGTTTATCGATTGAAACAGTTGCCAGTCTAGCTCAAAAAGGTAATCTCCCCGGTCGAAAGATTGAAAATGATTGGCGATTTCTGAAATCGGCGATCGATGATTGGTTGCGTTCCAAAAGCAGTAGTTCGATCTTGCTCTCTCAAGCAGGTGCTTTAGCCGATGATGATGAGATCGCGCAACTGAGAGCATCAATTTATCAAGCCAGAGAACGCCCGGAAATCGATGACAATTTAGGATCTAATTAA
- a CDS encoding STM4012 family radical SAM protein gives MTTLQTLLANSTYTSYSYAYPHKTAYRPLNPPAHLSTVWAQENKSALFLYLHIPFCEMRCGFCNLFTQTNAGKDLVSEYLKTLTREATQVKAALGDSQFARMAIGGGTPTFLNVPELERVFDLAADIMGANLHQIPISVEVSPQTATTEKLTLLKQRGVDRVSIGIQSFIPAETAAAGRPQTLDNVYAALDRIHSVGFPTLNLDLIYGLPGQSIDSWLKSLQIALKFAPEELYLYPLYIRPLTGLERSRREWNDERRDYYRHARDFLLASGYEQVSMRMFRSRHAPNLDAPVYCCQADGMVGLGCGARSYTSSLHYSSEYAVGMTGIQEIIANYTKQEDDSPGETLRERFNWVNYGYQLDLDDRQRRFLIQSLLQSEGLDLNDYQQTFHTDALTDFPQLNDLLTLELATWEVGEGETGSNPKSSINPPPKIPLGALPWSGNPTGAHPQNPKSKIILTPAGVEVSDTLGVWLYSPQVKSLMEDYQWR, from the coding sequence ATGACAACACTCCAAACCCTCCTCGCTAATTCCACTTACACATCCTATTCCTACGCCTACCCCCACAAAACCGCCTATCGCCCCTTAAATCCACCAGCACATTTATCAACAGTTTGGGCGCAGGAAAATAAGTCCGCATTATTCCTCTACCTGCATATTCCCTTTTGCGAAATGCGATGTGGATTTTGCAACTTATTTACCCAAACAAATGCAGGCAAAGATTTAGTCAGCGAGTATTTAAAAACCCTCACCAGAGAAGCCACACAAGTAAAAGCCGCCTTGGGTGACTCCCAATTTGCACGGATGGCGATCGGCGGTGGCACGCCAACGTTTCTAAATGTGCCAGAATTAGAACGGGTATTCGATCTGGCGGCGGATATTATGGGTGCAAATCTCCACCAGATCCCGATCTCGGTAGAAGTATCGCCCCAAACAGCTACTACTGAGAAGTTAACATTATTAAAGCAGCGCGGTGTCGATCGAGTTAGTATCGGCATTCAGAGTTTTATCCCCGCCGAAACCGCCGCAGCAGGCAGACCTCAAACGCTGGATAATGTCTATGCTGCCCTAGATCGGATTCATTCTGTCGGTTTTCCCACCCTGAATTTAGATCTAATTTACGGCTTACCTGGACAATCGATCGACAGTTGGTTAAAATCGCTCCAGATTGCCCTCAAATTCGCCCCAGAGGAACTCTATCTCTATCCGCTCTACATTCGACCTTTGACGGGTTTAGAACGCTCTCGCCGCGAATGGAACGACGAACGCCGCGATTATTATCGTCACGCTCGCGATTTCTTATTAGCCTCCGGTTACGAGCAAGTCTCCATGCGCATGTTTCGCTCTCGTCATGCGCCAAACCTCGATGCTCCGGTTTATTGCTGTCAGGCAGATGGCATGGTAGGTTTAGGCTGTGGCGCGCGATCGTACACATCATCTTTGCACTATTCGAGTGAATATGCCGTCGGAATGACGGGAATTCAAGAAATTATCGCCAATTATACCAAGCAAGAAGACGATTCTCCAGGTGAGACGCTCCGCGAACGGTTTAACTGGGTTAATTATGGTTATCAACTTGACTTAGACGATCGCCAACGCCGATTTCTGATTCAATCTTTATTGCAGTCGGAAGGCTTGGATCTCAATGATTATCAACAAACCTTCCACACCGATGCGCTAACAGATTTCCCACAGCTCAACGATTTATTAACCCTAGAACTAGCAACGTGGGAAGTGGGAGAGGGGGAGACGGGAAGCAATCCAAAATCATCTATCAATCCGCCACCCAAAATCCCGCTTGGTGCGCTTCCATGGTCGGGGAACCCGACCGGAGCGCATCCGCAAAATCCAAAATCCAAAATCATCCTCACCCCCGCAGGCGTAGAAGTATCCGACACCTTGGGAGTTTGGTTATATTCACCGCAAGTCAAATCATTGATGGAGGATTATCAATGGCGTTAG
- the ppsA gene encoding phosphoenolpyruvate synthase: MLDTAAKMVPDTDRTQALILWYEEVGIDDIHLVGGKNASLGEMIQQLASKGVNVPNGFATTAAAYRYFIDRAGLEPKLQRIFADLDVNDLQNLRQRGEQARSLMLNTPFPQDLEQAIATAYTQLCDRYPGTSADGNPELVADIQHNTDVAVRSSATAEDLPDASFAGQQETYLNVHGVKQVLEACHKCFASIFTDRAISYRTTRGFDHLNVYLSVGVQKMVRSDLAASGVMFSIDPETGFRNAASISAAYGLGENVVQGAVNPDEFVVFKPTLTDGFRPILSKRLGSKAIKMVYDLGGSKLTKNVRVPDSERAKFAIEDDEILTLARWAVVIEDHYSAVRGTYTPMDIEWAKDGETGQLFIVQARPETVQSQKSGNILRSYRFTAGSEPSTPALTIGSAVGERIGQGAARVIFDVHQITEFQPGEVLVTNRTDPDWEPIMKKAGAIVTNQGGRTCHAAIIAREMGIPAIVGCSDATTAIATGQAVTISCAEGDIGKVYEGLLPFEIIETELSQLTPTHTKILMNVGNPDEALGLAAIPCDGVGLARLEFIIANQIKVHPLALLNFDLLIDADVKRQIAKLTVSYPHKADFFVDKLAHGVATLAAAFHPHPVIVRMSDFKSNEYANLLGGRQFEPKEENPMLGWRGASRYYDPIYRDAFALECQALKRVREEMGLTNIIPMIPFCRTPDEGRRVLAEMAANGLQQGDKGLEVYVMCEVPSNVILAAEFCQIFDGFSIGSNDLTQLTLGLDRDSALVSHIFDERNPAVMAMVKMAISTVKANGRKIGICGQAPSDYPEFARFLVEQGIDSISLNPDSVIKTRLEIAQVEASLS, translated from the coding sequence ATGCTCGACACCGCTGCCAAAATGGTTCCAGACACAGATCGCACCCAAGCCTTAATTTTGTGGTATGAAGAAGTCGGTATTGACGATATCCATCTGGTCGGCGGGAAAAATGCCTCCCTCGGCGAAATGATTCAACAACTCGCCTCCAAAGGGGTGAATGTGCCCAATGGGTTTGCGACTACCGCTGCTGCCTATCGTTATTTTATCGATCGAGCAGGATTGGAACCCAAACTCCAGCGAATTTTTGCCGATTTAGACGTCAACGATTTGCAAAACCTGCGGCAAAGAGGCGAACAGGCACGATCGTTGATGTTAAATACGCCGTTCCCGCAAGATCTAGAACAGGCGATCGCGACTGCATATACTCAACTGTGCGATCGATATCCTGGCACTAGTGCAGATGGGAATCCAGAGCTAGTTGCCGACATTCAGCACAATACCGATGTCGCCGTGCGATCGAGTGCGACGGCTGAAGACTTGCCCGATGCTAGTTTTGCCGGACAACAAGAGACTTATTTGAACGTCCACGGGGTCAAACAGGTCTTAGAAGCCTGTCATAAATGCTTTGCCTCGATTTTTACCGATCGAGCGATTTCTTACCGCACGACGCGGGGATTCGACCATCTAAACGTGTATCTTTCCGTGGGGGTGCAGAAGATGGTGCGCTCGGATTTAGCTGCTTCGGGAGTAATGTTCTCGATCGATCCAGAAACCGGATTTAGAAATGCTGCCTCGATTTCGGCTGCCTATGGCTTGGGTGAAAATGTCGTGCAGGGAGCCGTGAATCCCGATGAATTCGTCGTTTTTAAACCCACACTTACCGATGGTTTTCGCCCGATTCTGTCCAAACGGTTGGGCAGTAAAGCGATTAAAATGGTTTACGATCTGGGCGGCTCGAAACTGACTAAAAACGTCCGCGTTCCTGACTCCGAGCGCGCGAAATTTGCGATCGAGGATGATGAAATCCTCACCCTAGCGCGGTGGGCGGTAGTAATTGAGGATCATTACTCGGCAGTGCGGGGCACATATACGCCGATGGATATCGAGTGGGCGAAGGATGGCGAAACCGGACAATTATTTATCGTCCAAGCGCGTCCCGAAACCGTCCAGTCGCAAAAATCTGGCAATATTCTCCGCAGCTATCGCTTCACAGCAGGATCCGAACCATCTACCCCCGCTCTCACCATCGGTAGCGCAGTCGGCGAACGAATCGGGCAAGGTGCCGCACGGGTAATTTTTGACGTACATCAAATTACCGAATTCCAGCCGGGAGAAGTATTGGTCACCAATCGCACCGATCCAGACTGGGAGCCGATTATGAAAAAAGCAGGCGCGATCGTCACCAACCAAGGCGGGCGTACCTGTCACGCCGCCATTATTGCCAGAGAAATGGGCATTCCCGCGATCGTCGGTTGTAGCGATGCTACCACGGCGATCGCCACCGGACAAGCTGTTACCATCTCCTGTGCCGAAGGCGATATCGGCAAGGTTTATGAGGGATTATTGCCCTTTGAAATCATCGAAACAGAATTGAGTCAGTTAACCCCCACCCATACCAAAATCCTGATGAATGTCGGCAACCCCGACGAAGCTCTAGGATTAGCCGCGATTCCCTGCGATGGCGTGGGTTTGGCAAGGTTAGAGTTTATCATTGCCAACCAGATTAAGGTACACCCATTAGCACTCCTCAACTTCGACCTCCTCATCGATGCCGATGTCAAACGCCAAATCGCCAAACTAACCGTCTCCTACCCTCACAAAGCCGACTTCTTCGTCGATAAACTCGCCCACGGCGTCGCTACCCTCGCCGCCGCCTTCCATCCCCACCCCGTCATCGTGCGGATGTCGGACTTCAAGAGCAATGAATACGCCAACCTCTTAGGCGGACGTCAATTCGAGCCAAAAGAAGAGAACCCCATGCTGGGCTGGCGGGGCGCATCGCGCTACTACGATCCGATCTATCGCGACGCTTTTGCCCTCGAATGCCAAGCCCTCAAACGGGTACGCGAAGAGATGGGATTGACGAATATCATTCCGATGATTCCCTTCTGTCGCACCCCCGATGAAGGTCGCCGCGTCTTGGCCGAAATGGCCGCCAACGGCTTACAACAGGGGGATAAAGGCTTAGAAGTCTATGTGATGTGCGAAGTGCCCAGCAACGTCATTCTCGCCGCCGAATTTTGCCAAATCTTCGACGGTTTCTCGATCGGATCTAACGATCTGACGCAGTTAACCTTGGGACTCGATCGAGATTCGGCTCTAGTATCCCACATCTTCGACGAACGCAATCCCGCAGTCATGGCAATGGTGAAAATGGCAATCTCAACTGTCAAAGCCAACGGACGCAAAATCGGCATCTGCGGACAAGCCCCCAGCGACTATCCAGAATTCGCGAGATTTTTAGTCGAGCAAGGCATCGATTCAATTAGTCTCAATCCCGATTCGGTAATTAAAACCCGCTTGGAAATTGCTCAGGTCGAGGCTAGTCTTTCCTAA
- a CDS encoding STM4011 family radical SAM protein has product MALELSILYRGSLSSCNYGCEYCPFAKRTNTAAELATDKAELDRFFNWVEARDPTDKIGILFTPWGEALIHRYYQSAIARLSDLPQVTKVAIQTNLACELDWVKDCNLDTLALWTTFHPTEVSIERFLQQCQQLDLAKVKYSVGIVGLKEHQQSARLLRQELAPDVYLWVNAYKRQPDYYHPEDLDLFTQIDPLFPINNQVYDTFGKPCRTGHQVITVDGAGTMRRCHFIPDSIGNIYDPNFAASLLARNCQNQVCRCHIGYVHLPELNLDRVYGDGILERIPHPESNSHLVSG; this is encoded by the coding sequence ATGGCGTTAGAATTATCAATTTTGTATCGAGGTTCGCTCTCTAGTTGTAACTATGGCTGTGAATATTGCCCCTTCGCCAAACGTACTAATACAGCCGCAGAATTAGCAACAGATAAAGCCGAACTCGATCGATTCTTTAATTGGGTAGAAGCTCGCGATCCAACCGACAAAATCGGGATATTATTTACACCATGGGGTGAAGCTCTGATTCATCGCTATTATCAATCCGCGATCGCCAGACTTTCCGATCTTCCTCAAGTCACTAAAGTCGCCATTCAAACCAATCTTGCTTGCGAGCTAGATTGGGTAAAAGATTGCAATTTAGATACCCTAGCCCTGTGGACTACTTTTCATCCCACCGAAGTCTCGATCGAGCGATTCTTACAACAATGTCAGCAACTCGATTTAGCCAAAGTTAAATATAGCGTCGGGATTGTGGGACTCAAAGAACACCAACAATCCGCACGATTATTACGTCAAGAATTAGCTCCAGATGTCTATCTCTGGGTAAATGCCTACAAACGTCAGCCGGACTATTATCACCCCGAAGATCTCGATTTATTCACCCAAATCGATCCACTATTTCCCATCAATAACCAAGTTTACGATACCTTTGGCAAACCCTGCCGCACGGGACATCAAGTAATTACGGTAGATGGAGCAGGTACGATGCGTCGCTGTCATTTTATCCCCGATTCGATCGGCAATATTTACGATCCAAATTTTGCAGCATCTTTACTCGCCAGAAATTGTCAAAACCAAGTTTGTCGTTGTCATATCGGGTACGTACATTTACCAGAATTAAATTTAGATCGAGTCTATGGCGATGGTATTTTAGAAAGAATTCCCCATCCTGAGAGTAATAGTCACTTAGTCAGCGGTTAA
- a CDS encoding ferredoxin reductase — MAKFQWQIAHVTEIVQETPSVKTFTLQLPQWQPHLPGQHYDIRLTAEDGYQAQRSYSIASPPAQSGEIALTVESIADGEVSSYLHEGVAVGDSLEVRGPIGGYFVWGQELVKLPLLLVAGGSGVVPLMSMLRHRAAIGATNPTTLLFSVRTAADVIYRQELEQLAYQPIAPLDLQLTFTRQPPPDWTGYQRRIDKAMLTDVLSRFAIQPQCFVCGPTQLVEQVANTLVDLGLPSNIIRTERFGPS; from the coding sequence ATGGCAAAGTTTCAGTGGCAGATTGCCCACGTAACCGAGATCGTTCAAGAGACGCCGAGCGTCAAGACATTTACGCTGCAACTGCCCCAATGGCAGCCACATCTACCCGGACAGCACTACGATATCCGGTTGACGGCTGAAGATGGCTACCAGGCGCAGCGCAGCTATTCGATCGCGTCACCGCCAGCACAGAGCGGCGAAATCGCCTTGACCGTGGAATCGATCGCGGATGGGGAAGTATCGAGTTATCTGCACGAAGGCGTGGCTGTGGGCGACTCCCTAGAGGTACGAGGGCCGATTGGTGGGTATTTCGTATGGGGACAGGAACTAGTCAAGCTCCCGCTGCTGCTCGTGGCTGGGGGTTCGGGGGTCGTGCCGCTGATGTCCATGCTGCGGCATCGCGCCGCCATCGGTGCGACCAATCCCACGACTTTACTATTTAGCGTCAGAACGGCAGCAGACGTCATTTACCGTCAGGAATTGGAGCAGCTAGCATACCAACCGATCGCACCCTTAGACCTACAATTGACATTCACTCGACAACCACCCCCTGACTGGACGGGATACCAGCGGCGAATTGACAAAGCCATGCTGACGGATGTCTTGAGCCGCTTTGCAATCCAACCGCAGTGCTTTGTCTGCGGCCCAACTCAACTGGTGGAGCAAGTTGCCAACACTCTAGTCGATCTCGGTTTGCCATCCAACATCATTCGGACAGAGCGATTTGGCCCATCGTAA
- a CDS encoding sulfite oxidase-like oxidoreductase: protein MAEFINRGFGRKRESSRSERIPPGQYETSDFPVLTAGPTPRIPLSDWTFALNGLVESPIQWTWEQFEALPHQSFKQDIHCVTKWSKLDTNWEGVSIDTLLEHVKIQPEAQYVMAYSYGNYTTNIPLADLRDGKAFIGMRFEGQPLAPEHGGPARLVVPHLYFWKSAKWIKGLRFMAADEPGFWEENGYSMYGDPWQEQRYRSDD, encoded by the coding sequence ATGGCAGAATTCATCAACAGAGGATTTGGTCGCAAACGTGAATCCTCCCGCAGCGAACGGATTCCCCCTGGGCAATACGAGACATCGGACTTTCCAGTATTGACCGCAGGCCCCACGCCGCGCATTCCGCTCTCAGATTGGACATTTGCCCTGAATGGACTGGTAGAATCCCCCATCCAGTGGACGTGGGAACAGTTCGAGGCATTGCCGCATCAGTCGTTTAAACAAGATATCCACTGTGTCACCAAGTGGTCGAAACTGGATACCAACTGGGAAGGGGTCAGTATCGACACGCTGCTAGAACACGTCAAGATTCAGCCCGAAGCCCAGTATGTGATGGCCTATTCCTACGGCAATTACACGACTAATATTCCATTAGCAGACCTACGCGACGGCAAAGCCTTCATCGGAATGCGCTTCGAGGGGCAGCCATTGGCACCCGAACACGGTGGCCCCGCGCGGCTGGTAGTGCCGCACCTGTATTTTTGGAAAAGTGCCAAGTGGATTAAAGGTCTGCGCTTCATGGCCGCTGACGAGCCGGGATTTTGGGAAGAAAATGGCTACAGCATGTACGGCGACCCTTGGCAAGAACAACGGTATCGATCGGACGATTAG